The genomic interval CAGGCATTTTATCTATGTACATagttaaaattagttttttcatcctAAAAATAATCCAATCCTAACGAAGAATTTGAACATACATTTCATATCTTGTCTAGATATTTAGTCtgaattgttttttcttcaacGGAGGGTGATATATGAACACGACAATGTACTCACTCCGTTCCCAAATAATTCATGCGGATACTATTCAATTTAAACTTTAATTAACTGTCAtttttatagataatttatAAATTACTAGAAATGTAATTATATCATCAAAATGTGtggcattacaaatataaccaTCAACctttctcaaatttttttcttcttattacgTCGTGTAATAAAATTCTTTTCTTGTAATATACTGACGTGCAATCAttttgcgcgttcgcgaaaaatAACCATCAACCTTTCATTTATAGTAATATAATCACTTAAAACTTTCATTTATAGTAATATAATCACTTAAAAGTGATTTATGGTCAAAGCAGGATGGCTCTAGTAAATTGTGTCAGTTATTTGTTTTAGTTGTGTCAGTTATTCAAGAAGGAAGAGAGTATTATCCACTCCAGTCAAATCTATTGGGTGCATTGGTGGCGGAGAAAAAACATTCACACACAAATTCAATTCATAATTAACAGGACTTGGACAAGTTAGACAGCACAACTCAAAATCAACGATGACTTGGACAACATATGCAGTGTAAAAGCCCAAATTTTAATGAACAAACCATCGAGGTAGCAGTCTGCTTTACATGTCCACAAACGACCATGGTCGGGCCTTCAGCTGCCAGCCTGAGCTGCCTGATAATCAGGCGTACCATGCAAGCACACCGAGCTCACGTTACAGTAGGCAGTTTGGGCAAGTTACACTGGATTTTTCGCTACTTCTTCCTAATCGGAGCACGTTCTCAGACATGACATATCTTACACGCCCTCGTTTGGGCCAACGAATATATGTACAGGATGAAAGAATATTGTACAGGTGAGCGGTCAGTGCCGCTGGTATTGCAACGGGACGAGCCTAGCGTTAACGGCTTCAATGTATGTGCGCAGGCGGCGTCGATCATCTCTTGTTAGGGACAGAGCGGGGTTCAGGGCGAGTGACGGTGCCTCAGTCAGGAGAAAGCGCAGCATGGATACTGCCTTCGAGTACAGCACCATGGCAGATGCTGATTTCCCCATCATCTCATCAACCTGCAATTTAGCATAACAAAACACACAAAAAGAGTGGGATAAGAGTGCACACCAAGCTTTCGTTCTGCTATGTAAGACAGTGTGCTTGATATTGACTTACACCACCATGTCTTCCCAGGTTAAGCGCGGTCTGAAATATGATTTCTATCGCATCTGGCATTTCTGTAGCATCTGCAAGCATAAGCTCAcaatcagcaattcagcattcAAGAAGTTCAACCAACGATTTAAAGCTCCTAGGCAAGGTAACATACCAATTGTCTGTCCTATAGTGTTGGCAAGTTCTTCAGCATATTCCATTTGAACCAAAAACTGACTCTCTATCTCCATGCATGTATCATATAACAGTTGAGAGTTTGCAAGCAAATGGGGAGCATTTGAGCCAAAACCCTTCGCGGTGACATCATGGGAAGGACTCTCTCTTGTGGCAGAAGATGCATAAGAAGTGCAGATGTAAATTGCTTGCTTCCAGGTTGCAAGAACAACTAGCTGAATCGAGAATCCCTCTAAGTGCTTGGCATCTTTAATCTACAAAAGTTTGAGTGGTTGATCAGCAAAACAAAAGCATGGTTAGCATTTGCAATTGCATAGATAAAGACTTGTCTCAGGCAGATGAATGAAACACAAGACCTTAGTTTATATGGTAAATAAGCTTCACTACAATGTTTTGGACAGAGAATCCAAACATATCAAAAGGATGAGAACTTTGGTCAATGTTAAACAGAAGGAAGTCAAATAGGAGGCAAGGAAATTTGAGTCCACTGAGAAGAAAGTTACCTTTTCTTTCACCAATTCTGCTATGGTAGACGCATACTGCTCCAATAATCTAACCCTGGTCAGACAATCAGATGGTGGTTGATCCATAGCATCGTTGAGATCTGCAGATCCTTGTGAAGTACCAGATACTGGAGAGCAGTGACTGTCCAAGCTACCAGTTCCACCAGATTGCTGTCTGTTAATTGCCATGCCATGTATTGGCCTTGGTGCACTCACAGCAGTTAATAACTTCGGTGGTGAAAGAGAAGAACTGTCAAGTTTTGATGGCATGGTGCGCTGTCGGGAGTCATTCATCGAAGAGGAGGATCCCTCTGGGTGCACAAAGACATATTCCTGATCTACAAACTCTAATGAATCAATGATAGGGGAATCTACATTTACAAGTAAGGAAATAACAAATTTAGTAAGAACTTTTTCACAATTATAATGAAACATGTGATAGTCACAACAGACTGCAATACCTTCTGGATAACCACCTTTAGGGTTGTGCCCTTCATCACCCTTGTTTTCCTTGATTCTCCTAGGATGGTCCAGGCGTTGACTACTAGATGCGTAATTATTTCCCCTAATATATTTAGAGACCAGACTTGCATGTTTCGTTGGACTCTGACCTGAAGTTTTATCAAGCCTTTTACTCGTGGCAAACCCATAGGATTTTATTGCACTCTTACTATCAGAAACAGGACCTTCATCCTGTCCAGTTGACTCATCATCCAAAGGAAAAGGCATACAATCTTCCTGAGAACTTTGGCTTGAAGGTCTCGTAGGACTGCTATTAATGAATGGAAAGCCATCTCTTATGTCCGATGGTGTCCGGCTGTCAATGCAATACAGAATATCAAACATGTCACGTGATGCTGTAGAAGTAAAACTATAGCAAAGAATATATTACCTCAAGGTTCTCTCCAAAGCATGTTCAGCGAGAAATGGATGGTTCACAAACTCTTCAACGGTAAGGCGTTCCACTGCATTAATATTGGCACAGAATCATTAAGTATTAATTCTCACTTGTAACGTCAGCATAACAATAATCATGTAAAGTGATAGTTAATCTGCTACTTTTGAACAAACTTAAGTTGCTTTATAAGTGCGACAGCCCACAGGGTTTCAGGATTATGACAGACAGTAAGCAGTGGTATAAACTGATCGAGTGAAGAAACCATACAACTGCAATGGCTTCTAACACATTGTTGATCAGATAAACTACTGCGAAGCAACCAAATATATAAACTTCCTTGGGTGCAGCATAGTTCATGAGTTGTGTCCTGCTGCATGCCATGGAGTGTAACATATTTCCTGCAACAGCTTTATACACgcagaaccttttttttttctagcacgAATAAATCTCTAAGCTGTCTTCATGTAAGACATACTGATTACAAGACTACATCTAGAAGGTCACATGTGAATAATATAGGTGAGAAAACAGGGACTAATTACAATGTCACCCACCCAAGTCTACTCTTGCATGATAGTCATTCATGTTTTTCTTTGGCGTAATATCAGTCATGTCACAGTATAATTCTGGAAAATTTTACCCTTCCTGGTAAGGATGTAAGAAAAAATAATGACATGAGGAAGTCTTATGAAActtgtttttatatataactatacATAAGTGTAGCAGAGGATTCGTACCTGAATTGATTCGCAGTAACTTTCTGCATAAGTCAATGCAGCCATGGCTCAAGTCGCAATCAGATGGAAATCGTATTTCTCGTGTATTGAGTATATTTCTCAGCAACTGATGGGAAATAACATTTTTCAGTAGTAGCCTGATTTAATAATGCACTAGAAATCAGGTCATGTGGAAAATTTGAATAAACCTGGATTTGACTATCCCCGGTAAAAGGAGGAGATCCGGTAACAAGTTGATATAGAATTATACCAACACTCCACAAATCTGCCTGTTCTGTCAGAAATCGGGCATGAAGCACGAGTCAAGAACAGGTAAAAGTACATGATAAAGCTCACAAGGAAGCAGAAAAAAGCCCTGACCTTTGCATCATACTTCTGAGCTTGCATGACTTCTGGAGCCATGTAAAGCGGTGAACCGCAAAGTGTTTCAGCGAGAGAAGAAGGTTCTAAAAACCTGCTTGCAAGAATAGAAAAGGTAA from Oryza glaberrima chromosome 3, OglaRS2, whole genome shotgun sequence carries:
- the LOC127767402 gene encoding serine/threonine-protein kinase ATG1c-like isoform X1; translation: MGDRAAGSGGGGGGGSGVRRVGDYVLVRQIGSGAYARVWLGKHRTRGTEVALKEIAVERLSSKLRESLLSEVDILRRIRHPNVIALHESIRDGGKIYLVLEYCRGGDLHSYLQQHKRVSETVAKHFIQQLASGLQMLRENNVVHRDLKPQNILLVANNENSLLKIADFGFAKFLEPSSLAETLCGSPLYMAPEVMQAQKYDAKADLWSVGIILYQLVTGSPPFTGDSQIQLLRNILNTREIRFPSDCDLSHGCIDLCRKLLRINSVERLTVEEFVNHPFLAEHALERTLSRTPSDIRDGFPFINSSPTRPSSQSSQEDCMPFPLDDESTGQDEGPVSDSKSAIKSYGFATSKRLDKTSGQSPTKHASLVSKYIRGNNYASSSQRLDHPRRIKENKGDEGHNPKGGYPEDSPIIDSLEFVDQEYVFVHPEGSSSSMNDSRQRTMPSKLDSSSLSPPKLLTAVSAPRPIHGMAINRQQSGGTGSLDSHCSPVSGTSQGSADLNDAMDQPPSDCLTRVRLLEQYASTIAELVKEKIKDAKHLEGFSIQLVVLATWKQAIYICTSYASSATRESPSHDVTAKGFGSNAPHLLANSQLLYDTCMEIESQFLVQMEYAEELANTIGQTIDATEMPDAIEIIFQTALNLGRHGGVDEMMGKSASAMVLYSKAVSMLRFLLTEAPSLALNPALSLTRDDRRRLRTYIEAVNARLVPLQYQRH
- the LOC127767402 gene encoding serine/threonine-protein kinase ATG1c-like isoform X2, encoding MGDRAAGSGGGGGGGSGVRRVGDYVLVRQIGSGAYARVWLGKHRTRGTEVALKEIAVERLSSKLRESLLSEVDILRRIRHPNVIALHESIRDGGKIYLVLEYCRGGDLHSYLQQHKRVSETVAKHFIQQLASGLQMLRENNVVHRDLKPQNILLVANNENSLLKIADFGFAKFLEPSSLAETLCGSPLYMAPEVMQAQKYDAKADLWSVGIILYQLVTGSPPFTGDSQIQLLRNILNTREIRFPSDCDLSHGCIDLCRKLLRINSVERLTVEEFVNHPFLAEHALERTLSRTPSDIRDGFPFINSSPTRPSSQSSQEDCMPFPLDDESTGQDEGPVSDSKSAIKSYGFATSKRLDKTSGQSPTKHASLVSKYIRGNNYASSSQRLDHPRRIKENKGDEGHNPKGGYPEDQEYVFVHPEGSSSSMNDSRQRTMPSKLDSSSLSPPKLLTAVSAPRPIHGMAINRQQSGGTGSLDSHCSPVSGTSQGSADLNDAMDQPPSDCLTRVRLLEQYASTIAELVKEKIKDAKHLEGFSIQLVVLATWKQAIYICTSYASSATRESPSHDVTAKGFGSNAPHLLANSQLLYDTCMEIESQFLVQMEYAEELANTIGQTIDATEMPDAIEIIFQTALNLGRHGGVDEMMGKSASAMVLYSKAVSMLRFLLTEAPSLALNPALSLTRDDRRRLRTYIEAVNARLVPLQYQRH